From Phoenix dactylifera cultivar Barhee BC4 unplaced genomic scaffold, palm_55x_up_171113_PBpolish2nd_filt_p 001567F, whole genome shotgun sequence, one genomic window encodes:
- the LOC120108815 gene encoding reticulon-like protein B21, which yields MQGSARRRALARNRVAAGSVWETRMRMDEVKGGIKVFNGEESRCDDGNADEDGLRVYRRLRRNQSDSVSTERRKRRNWRPPEPAASGSMETSPIPLRKAKSDLSNSPRLRSENCGEIGEEKVVSDGVGNGGGIGEKPVLLIGDGREDGGGGEEEEAEIEVEEEKKSFDDKEMDIPVEKPKNVEEEEEEEEKINQIPAEKPKIAEEEKRINKIHEIAVPAKVEKKLMPPVIRRRAIHPDPMKPPPAVAVEEEIFVSTYATQNRMQNIVNLVMWRDVSKSAFVFGLGTFFLLSSSYAKDLNFSLISAISYLALVYLALIFFVKSILRRGATVEYDEKDERYMVGEEEAIWLLRLLLPYINELLLKLRALFSGDPATTMKLAVLLFVMARCGASITTWTLAKLVFFGVFTIPKVYSTYSIQLAKYGKFWLERFRDGWETCTHKKAVAAAIFTLVWNISSTVARIWAVFMLVVAVKFYQQHVADEWSGQEEVVVEEVHEDSKPGKSQCHELVHRQRGGPSPREVRIKKGI from the exons ATGCAGGGGAGTGCTAGGAGGAGAGCTCTAGCTAGAAATCGGGTGGCTGCGGGCTCTGTTTGGGAGACAAGGATGAGAATGGATGAAGTGAAGGGTGGCATCAAGGTGTTCAATGGCGAGGAAAGCCGCTGCGATGATGGGAATGCCGACGAGGATGGGCTTAGAGTGTACAGGAGGCTGAGGAGGAATCAGAGCGACAGTGTCTcgacggagaggaggaagaggaggaactgGAGGCCGCCTGAGCCAGCGGCGAGTGGCTCGATGGAGACAAGCCCAATTCCGCTGAGGAAAGCAAAATCGGATTtgtcgaattctccgaggcttCGTAGCGAGAATTGTGGGGAAATTGGGGAGGAGAAGGTTGTTTCGGATGGTGTGGGGAATGGTGGCGGGATTGGGGAGAAGCCAGTGCTACTTATAGGTGACGGGCGTGAGGATGGCGGTGgtggtgaagaagaggaggctgagatagaggtagaggaggaaaagaagagcTTTGACGACAAGGAAATGGACATACCGGTCGAGAAACCAAAGaatgtggaggaggaggaagaggaggaggagaaaattaaTCAGATCCCAGCTGAGAAACCGAAGATTgccgaggaggagaagagaatcAACAAGATCCATGAGATAGCCGTGCCGGCGAAAGTGGAAAAGAAGCTGATGCCGCCGGTGATACGTCGCCGGGCAATTCATCCGGATCCCATGAAACCACCTCCTG CGGTTGCAGtagaagaagaaatttttgTGAGCACATATGCGACCCAGAACAGAATGCAGAACATTG TGAATTTGGTGATGTGGAGAGATGTCTCAAAGTCGGCTTTCGTGTTTGGTTTGGGAacattcttcctcctctcctcttcctatGCCAAGGATCTTAATTTCAG CCTGATTTCAGCAATTTCCTATCTGGCTCTCGTCTATCTCGCTTTAATTTTCTTTGTCAAGTCCATTCTCCGAAG GGGAGCGACCGTAGAATACGATGAGAAGGATGAGAGGTACAtggttggagaggaggaggccaTTTGGCTTCTGAGGCTGCTCCTTCCTTACATAAACGAGCTCCTATTAAAGCTCAGGGCTCTTTTCTCTGGAGACCCTGCAACTACCATGAAG CTGGCAGTGTTACTATTTGTGATGGCCAGATGCGGAGCCTCCATCACTACATGGACGCTGGCCAAACTGG TGTTCTTTGGAGTTTTCACCATCCCAAAGGTGTACTCTACCTATTCCATTCAGCTGGCAAAATACG GCAAATTTTGGTTGGAGAGATTTAGAGATGGTTGGGAGACATGCACCCACAAGAAAGCGGTCGCCGCTGCCATCTTCACCCTCGTATGGAACATTTCCTCCACCGTCGCCCGCATTTGGGCTG TGTTCATGCTGGTTGTGGCAGTTAAATTTTACCAACAACATGTAGCGGACGAGTGGAGTGGACaagaggaggtggtggtggaagAAGTTCATGAAGATTCCAAGCCAGGAAAGAGCCAGTGTCATGAACTAGTCCATCGACAGAGAGGTGGTCCAAGTCCTCGTGAGGTGAGGATAAAGAAAGGGATCTAA